A region from the Sorex araneus isolate mSorAra2 chromosome 6, mSorAra2.pri, whole genome shotgun sequence genome encodes:
- the LOC101538234 gene encoding olfactory receptor 4C15-like, which produces MKNQSFVTEFVLLGLSQNPDIQKMIFVQFLFIYIATVSGNVLIVVTILSSPALLDSPMYFFLAFLSFLDVCISSAVAPTMIGNYVYEKKTISFVGCLTQLFVGHFFAGVELIVLTAMAFDRYVAICKPLHYSSIMNSRLCGILIGIPWAGGFLHSTIQIIFTSQLPFCGPNIIDHFLCDLHPLLKLACTNTYIFGYFVMANSGFMCILIFCLLLVSYGVILCSLRNHSTEGQRKALSTCGSHVAVVVLFFVPCIFEYARPPYSFSFDKMVAVFYTVFPPFFNPLIYTFRNRDMKNAMGKLWERLMVILIKNKPLNCNKIKL; this is translated from the coding sequence ATGAAAAATCAAAGTTTTGTTACTGAGTTTGTCCTCCTGGGACTTTCGCAGAATCCAGATATTCAGAAAATGATATTTGTTCAATTTCTGTTCATCTACATTGCAACTGTAAGTGGCAATGTTCTGATTGTGGTGACCATCCTGAGCAGTCCAGCGCTCCTGGATTCcccaatgtacttcttcctggctttCCTGTCCTTCCTGGATGTGTGCATCTCCTCGGCTGTTGCTCCAACAATGATTGGCAATTATGTTtatgagaagaaaaccatctcCTTTGTAGGCTGTTTGACCCAACTTTTTGTGGGACACTTCTTTGCCGGGGTAGAGTTGATAGTTCTTACAGCCATGGCTTTTGAccggtatgtggccatctgtaaACCCTTGCACTATTCTTCAATCATGAACTCAAGACTCTGCGGCATTTTGATTGGAATACCCTGGGCAGGGGGCTTTCTGCATTCGACTATACAGATAATTTTTACTTCCCAGCTGCCTTTCTGTGGTCCCAATATCATTGATCACTTCTTATGTGACTTGCACCCATTACTGAAGCTGGCCTGCACAAATACATACATCTTTGGCTATTTTGTCATGGCCAATAGTGGCTTTATGTGCATTCTAATTTTCTGCTTGTTGCTTGTGTCCTATGGTGTCATCTTGTGCTCTCTGAGAAACCACAGCAcggaaggacagaggaaagccctGTCCACCTGTGGCTCTCACGTTGCTGTTGTGGTTCTATTCTTTGTCCCTTGTATATTTGAGTATGCGAGACCTCCTTATTCTTTCTCCTTTGACAAAATGGTGGCAGTGTTTTATACTGTCTTTCCACCTTTCTTCAATCCTTTGATCTATACTTTCAGGAACAGAGATATGAAAAATGCCATGGGGAAATTGTGGGAGAGACTAATGgtcattttgattaaaaataaaccacTAAATTGTAACAAAATTAAGTTATGA
- the LOC129405981 gene encoding olfactory receptor 4C15-like: MLNQSVVTEFILLGLSQNPHIQKIEFVLFLSIYISTLSGNLLIVVTILSSPALLGSPMYFFLAFLSFLDMCISSAIVPKMAIDCLYEKKTISFGGCLTQIFASHFFAGAEVIVLTAMAYDRYVAICKPLHYSTIMNARLCGILVGVAWSGGFLHSTIQVAFTSQLPFCGPNIIDHFMCDLFPLLKLACTDTFVFGLLVVANTGFFCTLIFFMLIVSYGVILFSLRNHSPEGQRKALSTCGSHITVVLLFFMPCIFEYVRRPTSFPFDKMVSVFYTVFPTFFNPLIYTFRNKEVKNAMGRLWNKLFINSAEK; encoded by the coding sequence ATGCTGAACCAAAGTGTTGTAACTGAATTTATCCTCCTTGGACTTTCACAGAATCCACATATCCAGAAAATAGAATTTGTCCTATTTCTGTCTATCTATATCAGCACTCTTAGTGGCAATTTGCTGATTGTGGTGACCATCCTGAGCAGTCCAGCACTCCTGGGCTCCCCAATGTACTTCTTCTTGGCCTTCCTGTCCTTCCTGGATATGTGCATCTCCTCTGCCATTGTCCCAAAGATGGCTATTGACTGTCTTTATGAGAAGAAAACTATATCTTTTGGAGGCTGTCTGACCCAGATCTTTGCCTCACACTTCTTTGCTGGAGCAGAGGTGATTGTCCTCacagccatggcctatgacaggtatgtggccatctgtaaGCCTTTGCACTATTCTACCATCATGAATGCAAGGCTCTGTGGTATTCTGGTAGGAGTAGCCTGGTCAGGGGGATTTCTTCATTCCACTATACAAGTTGCTTTTACCTCCCAGCTTCCCTTCTGTGGCCCCAATATCATTGATCATTTCATGTGTGACTTGTTCCCATTACTGAAGCTTGCCTGCACGGACACTTTTGTCTTTGGCCTCTTGGTGGTGGCCAACACTGGATTCTTCTGCACCCTGATCTTCTTCATGTTGATTGTGTCCTACGGGGTCATCCTGTTCTCTCTGAGAAACCACAGCcctgaaggacagaggaaagcgCTCTCCACCTGTGGCTCTCACATCACTGTTGTGCTCTTATTCTTTATGCCTTGTATATTTGAGTATGTACGGCGCCCAACTTCTTTCCCCTTTGATAAAATGGTGTCAGTATTTTACACTGTCTTCCCAACTTTCTTCAATCCTTTGATTTATACTTTCAGgaataaagaagtgaaaaatgCCATGGGGAGATTATGGAATAAATTATTCATCAACTCAgctgaaaaataa